DNA sequence from the Alkalilimnicola ehrlichii MLHE-1 genome:
AGACGTTCGTTTCCACCTGGATGGACTACGTGGAGGCCGAGGGCCTGAGCGGTGGCAGTGACCGGGTCACCAACGACCCCATGGAGGCCACCCACATCGGCATCCGCATGTGGGCCCAGGCGGTGCTGCAGGCCGGTACCACCGACGTGGACGCGGTGCGCCAGGCGGTCTACGGCCAGTGCGTGGACGCCCCCTCCGGTTTCGAGATCTGCATGGACGAGGAGAACCACCACCTGCACAAGCCGGTGATCATCGGCGAGATCCAGCCCGACGGCCAGTTCGCCCCGGTCTGGGAGACCGACGGTCCGGTGCGCGCGGAGCCCTGGAGCGAGTACCTGGAGGACAGCCGGGACAAGGTCGCCAACTGGCGTTATCCCTGGGTCTGCGGTGACTGCACCGAGCCCACCTACGAGCTGGACTTCTGATCCGCCCATGGCGGGGCCTCCGGGCCCCGCCCCCGCCAAGAACAATACGGGCGCCCGGGTTCGTCCCCGGGCACCCCATTCAGTCCCCGGGCCGTCTGGCCCTCACCTGGACGGGAGCGACCATGAAAGCCTTCATGCGATGGGCGCTGGCAGTCGTGTTGTGTGCCGCCGCCGCGAGCGCGTTGGCGGACCAGGAGCTGACTGCCGAGGAGCGCGCCGCACAACTGGCGGAGACCGAGGCGGACACCGTGGAGGTGGCCGGCGACGGTCTGGCCGAGGAGACCGCGGAGGCCGTGGCCCGGATGGCCAGCAGCAACTGGCAGGACGTGCGCGACGCCATCAACCGCCTGGCGGAGCTGAACGACGCCGATGCCCTCCCGGTGCTCCAGGCGCTGCAGGACCGGCGCCTGTTTTACGACCAGGACGAGCGCGTGCTGGTGGAGGATGCCCTTACCGGGCAGCTCCGTGATCCGGTGACCGGCGAGGACGTGGAGCGCGAGGGGCTTGATCTGAGCGAACCCCCGCTGACCAACCCCATCCGCCGCAGCCTGCGCCCGGTGATCGGGCAACTGCAGATCTTCTCCGATGAACTGCCCCTGCGCCTGTCGGCCGCCGAAGAACTGGCCGACCGACCGCAAGCCGCCATGCTGGATACCCTGCGGGAGGCCGTGGAGCAGGAGCAGAACGCCGAGGTGTCCCGCCTGCTCAACATCGCCATCGCCCGGCTGGAACTGGACGACGACGATGCCGAGGTTCGCCTGGCCGCCGTCGAGACCATCGCCGTGGTGCGCTCCAGCCGCCTGAAATCCCAGCTCCAGCGACTGCTGGCGGAAGGGCCGGACGGCGAGTACATCGAACCGGACGAGCGGGTCCGGGAGGCCGCCCGGGTGGCCATCGAGGCCATCGAGGCCCGGGAGCGGGTGGCCAGCGTGCTCAGCGACCTGGTCTACGGCCTGTCCATGGGCAGCGTGCTGCTGCTGGCGGCCCTGGGGCTGGCCATCATCTTCGGCCTCATGCGGGTCATCAACATGGCCCACGGCGAGCTGCTGATGATTGGCGCCTACGTCACCTTCCTGGTGCAGAACTTTTTCGTCGCGTTCATGCCCGGGCTGTTCAACTTCTACCTGGTGGCGGCGGTGCCGGTGGCCTTCATCGCCACCGCCCTGGTGGGTATCGCCATGGAACGGGGCGTCATCCGCTTTCTCTACAAGCGGCCGCTGGAGACCCTGCTGGCCACCTGGGGCATCAGCCTGATCCTCATCCAGACCATGCGCACCCTCTTCGGGGCGCAGAACGTGCGGGTCGCCAGTCCCGAGTGGTTCTCCGGCAGCGTGCAGTTGATGCAGGGGGTCTCCCTGTCCACCAGCCGCGTGGGGGTGATCCTGTTCGCCATCTTCGTGGTGGCACTGGTCTGGTTCCTGATGCAGCGCACCCGGCTGGGCCTGGAGGTCCGGGCGGTGATGCAGAACCGGGAGATGGCCGCCGCCCTGGGCGTCTCCGCCAACCGGGTGGATATGTGGACCTTCGCCGCCGGCGCCGGCGTGGCCGGCCTGGGGGGCGTGGCCCTGTCGCAGATCGTCAACGTGGGGCCGCAGCTCGGCCAGGCCTACATCGTGGACAGCTTCATGGTGGTGGTGCTGGGGGGCGTGGGCAACGTGATGGGCTCGGTGGTCAGCGCCCTGGGCATGGGGGTCTTCTCCAAGTTCCTGGAGCCGGTGACCGGGGCCGTCATGGCCAAGATCCTGCTGTTCACCGCGATCATCCTGTTCATTCAGTGGCGTCCCCAGGGCATCTTCGCCCTCAAGGGCCGTTCCGCCGACGACTGAGGGAATCAGCATGCGACAACCCATGATCATGCGCCTGGCGGGGCTGCACTCTCCCAGGGGATGGCTGCTCTTCCTCCTGCTCAGCGCCGCCGTCCTGCTGCTGGTGCCGGTGCTCAACCGGGTGGTGCCGCCGGATTCGTTCTTCTACATGCCCAACTGGATGGTCACCCTGCTGGGGCGCTTCCTCTGCCTGGCGCTGGTGGCCCTGGCCCTGGACCTGATCTGGGGCTACACGGGCATCCTCAGCCTGGGGCACGGGGCCTTTTTCGCCGTGGGCGGCTACGCCATGGGCATGCACCTGACCCGCAACACCTACGAGGAGGGGAGCGTGCCCAACTTCATCCAGTTCCTGGGCATGTCGGACTGGCCCTGGTTCTGGGCGCCCTTCGAGTACTTCTGGGCCACCGCCCTGCTGGTGGTGCTGGCCCCCGGGCTGCTGGCGCTGGTGTTCGGCTTCCTCGCCTTCCGCTCCCGGGTGCGGGGGGTCTACTTCGCCATCATCACCCAGGCCCTCACCTTCGCCCTGATGCTGCTCTTCTTCCGCACCGAGACGGGGCTGGGGGGCGACACCGGGCTCACCAACTTCCAGGAGGTGCTGGGCTTCTCCCTGCGCTCCAACGATGCCCGCCTGACCCTCTACCTGCTCAGCGGCGTGGTGCTGATCCTGGCCTACCTGCTCTGCCGGTTCATCGTCACCTCCAAGCTGGGCCGGGTGCTCACCGCAATCCGGGACGCCGAGAGCCGGGTGCGTTTCACCGGCTATAACCCGCTGCGCTACAAGCTCTTCGTCTGGACCTTCTCGGCCATGCTCTGCGGCCTGGCGGGCGCCCTGTACGTGCCCCAGACCGGGGTGATCAACCCCGGCGAGATGGCCCCGGCGGTCTCCATCGAGATGGCCGTCTGGGTGGCCCTGGGCGGGCGCGGCACCCTGGTGGGGGCGTTGGCCGGGGCGGGCATCGTCAACGGCGCCAAGAGCTGGTTCACCGCCGCCTACCCGGAGCTGTGGCTGTTCTTCCTGGGGGCGCTGTTCATCTTGGTGACCCTGTTCCTGCCCAGGGGGGTGGTGGGGCTGTTCGACCGCTTGCGCAAGGAGAAACGCTCATGAAGCCGCTGGAACTGCTACAGGAGCTGCGCCGGCGTGACCGCGTCTTTCCCTTCATCGACGAGGCGCCGCCGCCCCATCCGAGGCTGGACACCCGCCACGGGCCCATCCTCTACGTGGAGGGCATCACGAAGAGCTTCGACGGCTTCAAGGCGCTCGACGACCTGACACTTTACGTGGGTGACGGGGAACTGCGCTGCCTGATCGGCCCGAACGGCGCCGGCAAGACCACGCTGATGGACGTGATCACCGGCAAGACGCAGCCCGATACCGGCCACGCCTGGTTCGGCCAACGCCTGAACCTGCTGCGCATGAACGAGCACGACAT
Encoded proteins:
- the urtB gene encoding urea ABC transporter permease subunit UrtB, yielding MKAFMRWALAVVLCAAAASALADQELTAEERAAQLAETEADTVEVAGDGLAEETAEAVARMASSNWQDVRDAINRLAELNDADALPVLQALQDRRLFYDQDERVLVEDALTGQLRDPVTGEDVEREGLDLSEPPLTNPIRRSLRPVIGQLQIFSDELPLRLSAAEELADRPQAAMLDTLREAVEQEQNAEVSRLLNIAIARLELDDDDAEVRLAAVETIAVVRSSRLKSQLQRLLAEGPDGEYIEPDERVREAARVAIEAIEARERVASVLSDLVYGLSMGSVLLLAALGLAIIFGLMRVINMAHGELLMIGAYVTFLVQNFFVAFMPGLFNFYLVAAVPVAFIATALVGIAMERGVIRFLYKRPLETLLATWGISLILIQTMRTLFGAQNVRVASPEWFSGSVQLMQGVSLSTSRVGVILFAIFVVALVWFLMQRTRLGLEVRAVMQNREMAAALGVSANRVDMWTFAAGAGVAGLGGVALSQIVNVGPQLGQAYIVDSFMVVVLGGVGNVMGSVVSALGMGVFSKFLEPVTGAVMAKILLFTAIILFIQWRPQGIFALKGRSADD
- the urtC gene encoding urea ABC transporter permease subunit UrtC; translation: MRQPMIMRLAGLHSPRGWLLFLLLSAAVLLLVPVLNRVVPPDSFFYMPNWMVTLLGRFLCLALVALALDLIWGYTGILSLGHGAFFAVGGYAMGMHLTRNTYEEGSVPNFIQFLGMSDWPWFWAPFEYFWATALLVVLAPGLLALVFGFLAFRSRVRGVYFAIITQALTFALMLLFFRTETGLGGDTGLTNFQEVLGFSLRSNDARLTLYLLSGVVLILAYLLCRFIVTSKLGRVLTAIRDAESRVRFTGYNPLRYKLFVWTFSAMLCGLAGALYVPQTGVINPGEMAPAVSIEMAVWVALGGRGTLVGALAGAGIVNGAKSWFTAAYPELWLFFLGALFILVTLFLPRGVVGLFDRLRKEKRS